The DNA sequence TCCGGTCCGATTTCGAAGGTTTCGACGTGAACCTTCAATACGGCGTCGCCGAGGGGACCAACCTGAATGAATTTACCGCGGACATGCTCTACGGGACAGATTTTGCCAATGGTAAAGGCAATATCTCAATCTACCTTGGGGGCACGACCCGGGATTCCCTGCTTCGCTCGGATCAGGAATACACAAATATTGCCGATATGCGGCCTCTCACGAACGACACAAACTGGGCGGGCGTCGCCTGGGATAACCGGTCTACGTTCACCAGTCCATGGGGCCAGTTTTCGCCAGTCGATGCCTCCATCGGGGAGATCAGTGCTGACGGTACATCGTTTACGGATGCTGCCGGGACCTTCCATGTCCAGCCGGAAGGGTTCGGAGCTGGATGTCCTTACGATGTTGGCGACAGCATCTGTTACGGCGCTGGCAGCATCTTCACGTCTGCGTACAGAGATATGCGCAACGATCAGATGGCTACTTTCGATACACTGACCATGCTGCCGTCTGTTGACCGACTGAACATGTTCAGTTTCGTCAACTATGACGTGTCCGACAGCCTCCGGCTTTACGGCGAAGTCGGATATTACTCGGCAGAATCAGAGGCCGTAGTCGGTTCCACAGGCTCGCTGGGATCCGGCCCGATTTACATTGCGGCGAATGCGTACTGGAACCCGCTGGGCCCGGTTGGTTCACCCAACCGTATCGCTGGTCTCAGCAGCAATGTGCCCGATGAGGGGGTAGACCTCCGCATCCAATCGTACAGCGCCGTGGACGCCGGAACGCGTACAGTTAATGTCGACAACGAGCAGACGAGACTGCTGGCCGGCGCGAAAGGGGATGCCTTCGGATGGGATTGGGACTCTGCGATCCTGTACAACGAAGCGACCGTCACCGACTCGGCCGACGGTTACGATTCCCGGCTCTACCAGCAGGCCATCAACCGAACGGACGCGTCGGCCTATAATCCGTTCTGTGGTGGTAATCCGGCGACGCCATCGGTTGGCGGACCAAGCTGCAACTCCCAGGAGATCATCGACAGTTTCCGCATCACGCAGGTTCGGAAAAACAAGACGAGTCTTGCGCTCGCGGACTTCAAGGTCTCGAAGCCCGATTTGTTCTCAATCTGGGCGGGTGACATCGGCGTTGCGGGCGGTATCGAGTTCCGTCGCGAGACGTACCATGACGATCGCGACCCGCACCAGGATGGTTCGCTACCTTACTATGATCAAATCACTGGCGATCTCGTGTCTGCATCCAGCCTGATGACGCACAGCCCCTCACCTGATGTCAAAGGCAACCGGACTGTTTCTTCAGCCTACTTTGAAGTCGCGGTGCCTTTGGTTTCTCCTGAGATGAACATTCCATTCGTCCAGGCGTTCGACCTGCAAGCTGCAGCGCGTTATGAGGATTACTCTGATGTCGGGTCTGTCTCGAAGCCCAAGGTTTCGGCATCCTGGGACGTTATTGATGGCCTGCGATTCCGCGGTTCCTGGTCGGAAGGCTTCAAGGCGCCGAACCTGGAAGTCGTCAACACGCCGCTTCTGGAACGCGTCAATGGGTATCCTGATTATATCCAGTGTCAGGCTGCCCTCGATCAGGGGCGGATAACGGACTTCAGCGAGTGCGCAACATTGAGTGTAACGGTTGCCAGCCTTCGCTCAGGCAACTCTGATCTGAAACCGGAAGAATCGGAAAGTTCATCCTATGGTGTCGTTTTCGAACCGCAGTTCATCCCGGAAAAGTTCGGATCTCTGACGCTGACAACGGATGTCTGGAGCATTGAGCAGAAGAATCCGATCGGTCTTCTGAATGACTCGGTTGCGCTGTCCTATGATTACCTCCTCCGCCTGCAGGGCAGTTCTAACCCGAATGTCATTCGTACCGACCCGACGCCTCAGCAGATTGCTGATTTTGCGGGCACGGGTTACGATCCTGTGGGGGATGTGGTCAATGTTGTTGCCCGGTTTACCAACCTCTCTGCGCTGAAAGTCCAGGGTATCGACTATGGTGCCTATTGGGATGTCCCGGTTCGTGGGGGGGATCTGTCCATAAACGTCAACGCGACGTATCTGGACACCTACTACCAGAGCCCGACAGAGGAAGCCGCGGCAATTCTCGCCAGCAGTGCGGTGAACCCGTACGTTACGGTCACAGGCGGCGGCAGCCTGATCAAGGAAAACGGACGTCCGGAATGGAAGTATTCCATGTCACTGTCGTATGACATCGCGAACTGGAGGTTTGGTGCATTCTCTCAGCATACGAGCGAAGTATACCAGACGTCCGTCAGCAGCACGAATTATGGTCCGTGGCCTATCGAAGACCACACGACCTGGAACTTCTACGGCCAGTACACCCTCGAGAACGATACCTGGTCCGACGGTACCGCTATTCGGGTTGGTGTGCGGAACGCATTCAATGAAGATCCACCGCTGGCTGACACCTATGGCTATCTTTCCTCCCTGTACCAGCCGCTCCCGCGCTATTGGTACGTGAATGTGAAAAAATCCTTCTGGTAGGGATTTGCCTCAAATCGGCGGTCCGGGGTGGCGCAACTGTGTCACCCCGGATTTCCAATCCGGGATACTGGTTGTTTGCAATCAGGTTGCACCCGATTTCATTTGGCTTTGTTTCTACAACAGGCCGAAGGTATTGAAGTTAAGTTATTGAGGGAGGGGCAGGGTTTATGAAAAAGCAGGACAAGCGAGAGGGCGTTGAGCCCGCTGAGGTTGCGGTTGCTGGTCTGGACCGCCGCCATTTCCTGACTGCCGGGGCACTTGTGGCGAGTAGCGTTGCCGCGGCGTGTGTCTCTCCTGCGGAGTCAGTCAGTTCGACGGCTTCAGTTCAAGAGCCACCCACGCCGCCAGATGCGCCGGAAAGCGGAGATCTCGACGTTGCCTCACATCGTGTGGAGACGCCGGGCCCGCACGGCGTTGTGAGCGCCGGACACCCGCTCGCTGCTTCAGCGGGATTGCGCATGCTCATGCAAGGGGGCGCCGCCGGTGATGCTGCCGTTGCCACGATGGCGGTTCTCAATCTCGTCGAGCCATGGGCGTCCAGTATCGCAGGGAACGGATTTGCCACCGTTTACGATAAACCAAACGGCCAGGTGAGGGCACTGAAATTCGGTGGCGCCGCGCCGTTCGCCCTTGACCCTGAGAGCGACCCGACCGCGTTCGACTGGGGAGTGAAAGCTGCAACGACACCTGGCGCGTTTGACGGATGGATTGAGCTGCTTCGCCAGCATGGTCGCCTTTCGCTCGCTGATGTGTTTGCACCCACAATTGATCTTGCGAGAAACGGCCATCCGATCGACCCGTCTATCGCCAGAGTTATCGACTACATGCAGGGGCGCCTGCGAATGTATCCAACAACGGCAGAGGTCTTCCTGCCGGGCGGGCAAGTCCCCGCACCACGCCAGATTCTGACGAACGAGAACCTGGCCAGAACATTTGAATCCCTCGTTGCGGAAGAACAGAGAGTCCTGGCCGGCGGCGGTGACCGCGATATGGCGTTACTTGCCGCGCGGGAGTATTTCTACAATGGTCCTATTGCAGACGAGCTTGATCGCTTCTTCCGCTCTGTCGGTGGATGGCTGAGTAAGGCAGATCTCACCGCTTACAAGGCTGAATGGGCTGATCCTGTAAAGACGACTTACCGGGGATATGAAGTTTATTCGACGCCGCCCACATCTCGCGGGGGGCTCGAGGTCTGCATGCAGGCAAACCTTATCGAGCGGTTTGATGTATCAGGTCTGAAGCCGGGAAGTGCCGAGCTCCTACACCTGCAGGCTGAGGCAATTAAACACGCCAAGGCAGACATTTATGCTTATGCGGCGGATCCAAGGTTTGCAGACATTCCGGTCTCAGCTATGTTGTCGAAAGCATATGCTGCAGACCGCAGTGCCATGATCAATCCTTCGCTGGCTCTGCCATTTCCCAATGTCACTGACTTCCGGCGTTATGATCCATCTGCCCCCGCGCCGCCGGCATCTGCGGAGCGGACGTCCGACGACGACGCCCGGTTCAGCGACACGACCAGCCTCACGGTTGTGGACGAAGAGGGCAATACCATTGTGGTGACAACCACGCTGGGTGGCGGGTTTGGGGCAGGCGTCGTCGCTGGGAATACGGGCTTCCTTCTGAACAACGGCATGCGGCTTGGCTCGACGTCCCCTTATCAGGACAACGTCAATTTTGTTGCGCCCGGGCAAATTCCAATTCTCAACAATTCGCCCGTGGTGGTCATGAAGAATGCGCGCCTCTGGGCGGCATTTGGAACGCCAGGCGGAGAAACGATCGGGCAGAGCGAATTTCAGGTCCTGATGAGTCTGATCGACTATGGCCTGGGAATCCAGGAAGCCATTGAAGCCCCACGGTTTGCCGTAAAAGCAGACCCCAATTTTTATCTGCCGGGCGCAAAATGCCGTCTTCAGCTTGAATCGAGATTCTCGCCACAGTGCCTCTCAGGGCTGCGGGCGATGGGGCATACAGCGGACTATGTCGGGCCATACGCCATTGGAAGTATTCAGGGTGTGCGCAGCTATGCCAACGGCGCCGTCATGGCCGGGGCCGATCCGCGCCGTATGGCGATGGCGGCGGGCTGGTGAGGTTTGGACATGTCTGTGCACTTACGAAAACAACGGGTTTGAAATTTCAGATAGGGAGCGATCCACGTGAATTACAAAATGCGATTGAAGTCAGCGGGGGCAGTCCTTGCCTTCGCGTCTGCGCTTGTCGTCGGCTGTAGCAGCCCGGGTGAGCCCCCTGAGGCTGAAAGCAAGGTAGAGGCCGCGGTCATCGAACCTGTCCTTATTGATGTCGTCATGACGGAAGGGACGAACATGTCGGCGGCGATGTCGCCGGATGGCAGCACGCTCATCCTTGCCCTTCAGGGTGTACTTTGGTCGGTCCCTGCCACCGGTGGCGAAGCAGCGGCTCTGACGCCCGCTGAAATGGATTCTCATGAGCCGGTCTGGTCTCCGGACGGGGGCCTGATTGCCTTCTATACGTATGCAGAGAATGGATTCACGATCTGGACAATGAAGCCGGATGGTTCGGATATTACCCAACGGACCTTCGGGCCTTCAGATGCCCGCTATCCGACCTTTACACCCGACGGCAAGAACCTTCTTTATTCCGCAGATACCGAAGGCGGCTACCAGGTATGGTCTTTGCCGTTGGAAGGCGGAGCGGAGCCGACGCAGCTGACGGTTGCGGACGAAACCGGCTATGAGACACCATTGACGCCTTATTTCAGAGGCTTCGGTAATGCTGTTTACCCGGTCATGTCGCCTGACGGCTCAAAGCTCGCTTTCGTGATTGATGGCCAGATGGATGCACTTGTCGTCCGGGACATCGGCCCGGAAGAAACATTCTCTGTCGCGTATACAGCGAATACGCTGGGGGCGCCGGTCTGGGCTCCTGATGGAGAGTCCCTCTACATCGCCGGCCTGGTCGGCCGCGAGGGCCGCGTTGCGCAGGCGTTTGCAGACGGTTCGGATGCCAAAGTCCTGGTTGAGGACGGCGATGTTTTCCCGTTCCGCCCGTCGGTCCTTTCGGATGGTTCGGTCCTTTACACGGCGGATGGCAAAGTGAACGTCCTTGCTCCGGGGGCGACGGAGCCAGACAATATTGCATTCTCTGCCAGTGTGGAGCTGGACAGGACTCCCTACAAACGCCGTACCTATGATCTTACCGCGACAGAGACGCAGCCGGCTCTTGGCGTGATTGATCCAACGCTCTCCCCGGATGGCACGCGCGCAGTCTTCACGGCAATTGGTGACCTCTGGATGTCGGACCTTGCAAGCGGGGGAGCAACGCAGCTGACCGATGACGACTTTATCGACATGTCGCCCAGCTGGTCACCTGACGGGTCTACCATTGCATTTGTCAGTGACCGTGGCGGAAAAGCCGATATCTGGCTGATGGATGTCGCCTCGGGTGAACTCACCCAGCTGACAGATAGCCCACGTCCCACCAACTCGCCTGTCTGGTCTCCCGACGGTTCAAGCATCGCCTATTTGTCCGATGCGCTCATCACCATTTTCCTCGGCGCGACAGTGAACATCATTGATGTGTCAACGGGCGACGAGACCGTGATTTCAGAACCCATCTTCGGCCCGAGCCCGCCTGCATGGTCGGACGATGGAGATACTGTTCTCGTTGTCAGCCGGTTGCCGCAAACCAACAGGTTCCGCGAGGGATACAATGCCCTGTTCCTGATGCCGGCATCTGGTGATGGAGAAACAAAGTGGGTGGCCCCGCAAGGTATGGATGCGTCTCTCGGACGCCGGCAGTGGAACCGTCCGGCCTGGTCGTCTGACGGTATGATTGTCTATCGGTTTCAGGGGGCACTCTACATGGCGCCTCTGACCGCCGACGGAGACCTTGGCGAAGCGACTCTGGTTGCTGAGGCAGGAGAAAACCCCAATTGGTCGGCAGACGGCAGTAAGCTGATCTATATGGACGGGGCTGACATCATGCTGTTCGACCGGAGCACAGGCGAGACGAGCACGCTTGATATCAAGCCGGAATGGCATCGCGATATGCCGGAAGAGGACTACACCATCCGCGCGGGTCATATGCTGGATGTTGCGGCGGGTGAATACCTGGAGAATGTCGACATCGTGGTGGAGGATGGCGTGATCAGCTCAGTCGAACCCGCGGGCACTGCCGACATTGTCGGAACGCTGGTCGATGCTTCTGACCAGTATGTCATTCCGGGGCTCATCGAAAGCCACACCCACCAGTCGATTACTCAGGGCAAGGCACTTGGGGATATCTGGTTCAAACATGGAATCACCACAGTGCGTGAAACCGGCGATGACCCTTATCACGCGGTTGAACGCAGAGAGGCAGCAGATGCTGGCCGCCGGTCTGCACCACGGGTGTTCACGGCGGGGCCGCTGAATGAAGGCGCGCGTGTTTCCTACGGTGTTTCCGAAACGGTCGGGACGATTGAAGAGGCTGAGGATTCTGTTCGCCTTTCAACAGAACTCAAGCTCGATCTCTATAAAAGCTATGTCCGTCAGGATTATACCGTTCAGAAAATGGTGATCGAACTTGCGCATGAATCCGGCATCCCCGTGACCGGGCATGAACTGTATCCTGCTGTTGCGAACGGCGTTGACCAGATGGAGCATTTCGGAGCGACCAGCCGGCGGGGATACTCCCTTAAGAGCTCTCTGAACGGATACTCC is a window from the uncultured Hyphomonas sp. genome containing:
- a CDS encoding amidohydrolase family protein, with protein sequence MRLKSAGAVLAFASALVVGCSSPGEPPEAESKVEAAVIEPVLIDVVMTEGTNMSAAMSPDGSTLILALQGVLWSVPATGGEAAALTPAEMDSHEPVWSPDGGLIAFYTYAENGFTIWTMKPDGSDITQRTFGPSDARYPTFTPDGKNLLYSADTEGGYQVWSLPLEGGAEPTQLTVADETGYETPLTPYFRGFGNAVYPVMSPDGSKLAFVIDGQMDALVVRDIGPEETFSVAYTANTLGAPVWAPDGESLYIAGLVGREGRVAQAFADGSDAKVLVEDGDVFPFRPSVLSDGSVLYTADGKVNVLAPGATEPDNIAFSASVELDRTPYKRRTYDLTATETQPALGVIDPTLSPDGTRAVFTAIGDLWMSDLASGGATQLTDDDFIDMSPSWSPDGSTIAFVSDRGGKADIWLMDVASGELTQLTDSPRPTNSPVWSPDGSSIAYLSDALITIFLGATVNIIDVSTGDETVISEPIFGPSPPAWSDDGDTVLVVSRLPQTNRFREGYNALFLMPASGDGETKWVAPQGMDASLGRRQWNRPAWSSDGMIVYRFQGALYMAPLTADGDLGEATLVAEAGENPNWSADGSKLIYMDGADIMLFDRSTGETSTLDIKPEWHRDMPEEDYTIRAGHMLDVAAGEYLENVDIVVEDGVISSVEPAGTADIVGTLVDASDQYVIPGLIESHTHQSITQGKALGDIWFKHGITTVRETGDDPYHAVERREAADAGRRSAPRVFTAGPLNEGARVSYGVSETVGTIEEAEDSVRLSTELKLDLYKSYVRQDYTVQKMVIELAHESGIPVTGHELYPAVANGVDQMEHFGATSRRGYSLKSSLNGYSYQDVIALISESGMYVTPTLALGKRAGPEFTRAGQETLVKILDNGGKLVAGTDSPFVPYGASLHEELAVYSDAGVPNATVLKLATSQAAEAIGVGDQLGQIAPGYLADITILDADPLADIANTLSVSEVMKNGEIVYIKPD
- a CDS encoding gamma-glutamyltransferase family protein, whose protein sequence is MKKQDKREGVEPAEVAVAGLDRRHFLTAGALVASSVAAACVSPAESVSSTASVQEPPTPPDAPESGDLDVASHRVETPGPHGVVSAGHPLAASAGLRMLMQGGAAGDAAVATMAVLNLVEPWASSIAGNGFATVYDKPNGQVRALKFGGAAPFALDPESDPTAFDWGVKAATTPGAFDGWIELLRQHGRLSLADVFAPTIDLARNGHPIDPSIARVIDYMQGRLRMYPTTAEVFLPGGQVPAPRQILTNENLARTFESLVAEEQRVLAGGGDRDMALLAAREYFYNGPIADELDRFFRSVGGWLSKADLTAYKAEWADPVKTTYRGYEVYSTPPTSRGGLEVCMQANLIERFDVSGLKPGSAELLHLQAEAIKHAKADIYAYAADPRFADIPVSAMLSKAYAADRSAMINPSLALPFPNVTDFRRYDPSAPAPPASAERTSDDDARFSDTTSLTVVDEEGNTIVVTTTLGGGFGAGVVAGNTGFLLNNGMRLGSTSPYQDNVNFVAPGQIPILNNSPVVVMKNARLWAAFGTPGGETIGQSEFQVLMSLIDYGLGIQEAIEAPRFAVKADPNFYLPGAKCRLQLESRFSPQCLSGLRAMGHTADYVGPYAIGSIQGVRSYANGAVMAGADPRRMAMAAGW
- a CDS encoding TonB-dependent receptor translates to MKSREKVGSMHGNGVARVAKPGRFMRRCAMAVSTGALLFSVPLLGASAQEQSEDDTAQMEKVLILGSQIAGAKVSGALPVSVVSTDEIDATGAVSADELFRTIPSAGDITFNGTYLGGANSNAARGDVSTVSLRGLAQGNTLVLINGRRTVVHPTSQTDNQTPVFGYNVNAIPVQGLARVEVLKDGAAALYGSDAVAGVVNNVLRSDFEGFDVNLQYGVAEGTNLNEFTADMLYGTDFANGKGNISIYLGGTTRDSLLRSDQEYTNIADMRPLTNDTNWAGVAWDNRSTFTSPWGQFSPVDASIGEISADGTSFTDAAGTFHVQPEGFGAGCPYDVGDSICYGAGSIFTSAYRDMRNDQMATFDTLTMLPSVDRLNMFSFVNYDVSDSLRLYGEVGYYSAESEAVVGSTGSLGSGPIYIAANAYWNPLGPVGSPNRIAGLSSNVPDEGVDLRIQSYSAVDAGTRTVNVDNEQTRLLAGAKGDAFGWDWDSAILYNEATVTDSADGYDSRLYQQAINRTDASAYNPFCGGNPATPSVGGPSCNSQEIIDSFRITQVRKNKTSLALADFKVSKPDLFSIWAGDIGVAGGIEFRRETYHDDRDPHQDGSLPYYDQITGDLVSASSLMTHSPSPDVKGNRTVSSAYFEVAVPLVSPEMNIPFVQAFDLQAAARYEDYSDVGSVSKPKVSASWDVIDGLRFRGSWSEGFKAPNLEVVNTPLLERVNGYPDYIQCQAALDQGRITDFSECATLSVTVASLRSGNSDLKPEESESSSYGVVFEPQFIPEKFGSLTLTTDVWSIEQKNPIGLLNDSVALSYDYLLRLQGSSNPNVIRTDPTPQQIADFAGTGYDPVGDVVNVVARFTNLSALKVQGIDYGAYWDVPVRGGDLSINVNATYLDTYYQSPTEEAAAILASSAVNPYVTVTGGGSLIKENGRPEWKYSMSLSYDIANWRFGAFSQHTSEVYQTSVSSTNYGPWPIEDHTTWNFYGQYTLENDTWSDGTAIRVGVRNAFNEDPPLADTYGYLSSLYQPLPRYWYVNVKKSFW